The Anas acuta chromosome 7, bAnaAcu1.1, whole genome shotgun sequence DNA window TCACTGATGCTTTGCACCCTGATGGAGAGCAATGTCCTAGTTCAGTCCTTAGCAGAGAAACCAGACTGCTGCCAAATTCCCTCAGACATGTTTAAAGTCAGTTTTGTTCAGATTAATTAACAAGTAGAGAGCACCAGCTCCATTCAGCTTTAGGCAGCACTTCTCTCAACCAGAGAGCACAGAGCCTGTCTAGATGTCAAGTGCAGATCATGAATCCTAACAGATTAATATGCTGTTTTATCCAGAGAGAAGATATGGCTGGGTTTTGCTGTGATGTATTTGTTTCAGGGAATTACTTGCTCAGAAGAATTCAAAAAAATGAGGAGAGCTGTGGATCCAGAAGCATTGATGAATATTGTAAGTTTCTTGGTGGATTTACCTGGGGACAGAAGGAATGCATGACTCGTGGCAGAGGGATTTCTAGGTATTGGAAATAACAAGGTAGATAAGCTGCCTTCATTTAACCCATTCTCTGACTACTGTTTTCTATTCCCTTCTGTCTGTACAGGTAACAGCAGTTCTTATATTTGACAGCAATCAAGACCAACCCCTTTCCTTAGTACATCTGCAgagttacttttctttttagtgtCACTTACTAGTTTGGCACTATCCCTGTATCTGGAAGAATGAGTATCTGGAATGCCACCTTTTCATCAGCTCCAAATAACAGTGACTTATGTTTCCTCCTTTGAACTACCAGGCTAGATTGGGAATGGCCAGCTTTTCAGAAGAACATATCTCATGAAGCAAGCTTGTTTGGATCTTTAGTCACTtgctaaaatctttttttttcttttttttttttttctgtcccatgTGAAAAGATTACATTGAATAATTCTCtgaataaaattacaaaataacatttttttttgtaaaataaataaatagaataataagtagataaattattatttcagagcTGACAATCAGTTGTGGTAATGATATCTAGTGTGACTATGCAAGGGGCTGGCCCTGTCTTTTCTGTAATGTACTCATTTGTACAGTGGTACTCATTGCACATATGCCATCCATGAAAGGACAGTTGTGAAGCTCACAGGATTTCTCTGAGGGTCATATAGGTGAACTGGGTTCACTTCATATTGCAGCAGATCAGGAGCATGCACCCAGGCAGCCCCTCATCTCAGCTATGGGAAGTGTAAGCTCCTGCTATCAGGTTAAACTAGTTCTCATATCACTGTAATGCAAGAGATTGTGAACATATGGTATGTGTAACACAGtttttagaaaaagattttaacTGAATAGTTGATAGATCCTGGAGATCGGACAAAGACTGAAGGAAATTTGTGGTAGATTCGGGTTATATTCCAATCTGATATTGCTTTATTCAGATGCTTAAAAATATAGACTAAATCCCCAGATGTAGCTGCTCTCTAATATTTCTTCCTTACGAATATCTCATGCAGGTAATGTATGATATGGACTTCTGCAATCAAAtgcatttgttctttctcttgtaGAATGAGATCATTACGTACAAAGGGTACCCCAGTGAGGAGTACAAAGTGATGACTGAAGATGGCTATATCATTACCATTAACAGAATTCCCGATGGTATACAGAATCAGAGAAACCCAGGTACAGTTCTTTCATATGAGACAAAAACAGCCTAGATAGGGCACGTTCTGAAAAGAGGTACCTTCCAGTTGTAAAATGTTCACCAGAGCTTGTATACACAAGTGAAATTTAAGTAATGAATTCTGGCTGCCCTGAACAGCTTGCAAGATAAACAGGATTTATGTCAAGCACCCTTGTTTACAATAAAACACTGCTACAATATAAATTAAGTATAATAATATCTTCATAATATGAGTTGGTGTGCAAAAGTAGAAAGAACGAACGAACGAACGAACgaacgaaagaaagaaagaaagaaagaaaacagaaattaaagtagTGTAAAGGCTGCAACCTCCCAGTCATGCTGTTTTGCAAGAGCAGTTCTAGCCTCTGACTTTACTTTTGCTTACACCTGTTTAATTTCAGTCTGATTCATATTTTGGATACAGGAAACCACTGGAAAGGATCCCACACCTTCCTTTGTTATATCACTGTTGAGAATCTTAAGTTGATGAGGCTGAGCTATACAAACAATGACCAGAGGCTGCCAAGCCAGAGTTCGCTGATACCGGGTTTACCTTTCTACAGATCTTTACAAAACTTTACAAGCTCTCTCTTTACAGAAATGCATGCTTTGTTCCTATGATCAGATGTCTCCCTTTAAGTCAGTGCAGGCCCAAATCCCAGTACTGAATATGGGATTATAATGTCCCTGAACTACCAGAAAATCAAGAAATTTTATaaaggttgttttgtttctgattttgttttcagttatgaAACCTGCTGTATTTCTCCAACACGGGCTATTGGGAGATGCCAGTAACTGGATCTCAAACCTGCCCAACAACAGCTTGGCATTCATGCTAGCTGATGCTGGCTTTGATGTTTGGATGGGAAATAGCAGAGGGAATCGCTGGTCCAGAGAACATCAAAATTACTCCACTGATCAAGATGAGTTCTGGGCTTTCAGGTAGATCAAATGATTGagactgaagttttttttttcaagcttttatttgaatgaacatttaaaaatactctttaatGGCAAATTGTGTAAAATGTGTGATTCTACGGAAACATCTCTGATAATATAACATCTGTTCCTTGTGTGTAGACCTTTACAGCTCAACCTGATGCTTCTTGTAGTCAGAGTCCTCCTACTGATGTGAAGGGAGAAAATAGCCCAGAAAAGCTCGAATAGCGTCTCCTATATCCAGTGCCCAAAAGGCACAGATTCTAATACAGCTGAATGATTCACACAACAGTTCATGCTGTTCGTTTGCTAACAAGTctgtaataaaatgtaaattcaaatggtattttaatttatacacACCTCTCTTTTAATCTCCTACCTGTAGTTTTGATGAGATGGCAAAATTTGATCTTCCAGCAGTGATAAATTTTATTGTGAAGAAAACTGGCCAGGAAAAGTTGTACTATATTGGCTATTCACAAGGCACCACCATCGGTAAGTTACACAGAATGGACCGATGCTTCAGGAAAACACAGGAGTAAAACCTGATTTGAGACAATGAGATGCTGAATGTACCAGGGCTTTCCAACTGCTCCTTGctggtatatatatattaaaaaaaaaaaaaaaaaaaaagataagctGTTTTCAGCATGTAGGCAGGCTTAATTTATTATAAAGATGATTAAACCTGAAGGGCCAAATGTACTGCAGCTTGAAATCCGTCAACTTAGAGTTATACCAGAAATTATTCTGGGccctgcagattttttttttttcaagatgcaAGGgtgtgcccagcagcagctggtcagctaacaaaaataaacaaaataggAAGATGACAGCACAGAAAGAGAAGTTGGGCAGTTTGtggcacaacagaaaaaaaaagaaaaaaattgatatGAAGGAAAACATATGCAACTCCAGAGTACTGTATGAAGTGCATGTATGTACATCAAAGTGTGCATTTAAATAGGTTTAGAAAAAAGCCATAAAGGCAaaatatagaaattaaaatctcTGAAGTGAGAAATAAGACTACAAGCTGATAACACAAGGAGAAGAAGTATTTTGCACCAAGCTAGGCTGAACCAGTTTCTGATAAGATAACAATGTTTATTTGTTGGTATGAAATTGCAGATCAGCTTACATAAATGCTAAAAACAGTCTAATGTACAAATAATGGTTTTCttatcactttatttttatttcctcagcttttattgctttttcaaCAATGCCAGAACTGGCACAGAAAATCAAAGTTTATTTTGCATTGGCACCTGTCACTACTATTAAGTATGCCAGAAGTGCAGCAGTAAAGCTTCTCTACCTTCCTGAAAAAATGCTCAGGGTATGTATTATTGTGGCTTCAAGTGTTGAACCATGCAATTGTTCACTCAGCTCTTAAGGTATATTTACAGAAAGTATGGGGCTTTATGAAGCATATTCATTTGCAGCTAGGTAGGTTTAACTTCTGACTGCAGTTCTTATGAGACAATAAGTACATCTTTTCTATAGGTGTGGTTTatcccagctggcagctaaataACAAACAGACTTCTGCTTACTCCCCCCAGacacagtgggatgggggaaagaatcaggaaaaaaaaaaaaaaaaagaaaaaaaaaaagaaaaactcacaGGTCAAGATAACAATGATTTAATAGGAcacaaaaggaagggaaaataataattattatgatgatgataaaggaatatacaaagcaagtgatgcacaatgtaTTGCTCTCCACCCGCCGATCAACGCCCAGCCAGAccccaagcagcagctcccccaggcaACCACCCCAGTTTACTTGTTCAGCAGGACACCACATGATAAGGGAAATCCCTCTGGGCAGTCTGgcccagctgtcctggttctgtctcctcccagctcatgttgcacccccagcctcctctctgTCAGGGCAGTaccagaagctgaaaagtccttggcttcgtgtgagcactgctctgctacAGCTAAGACATTGGTGTGctatcaccactattttcattaaaaatccaaaacagAGCATCATACAAGCCTCTATGTTACATTGGTTGTAACTATCCTACAGGGCAGGGGAGATGGTGTGTGGTGTTGGGTTGTTGCATGCTGAAGCCAGTTCTGGTTCCACCACCCTGCGCTTTGCTCAGTTCCATCAAAATTCACTCATTGTTAATCTGGGTGATTATTGCTCTAACACAATTGATATGGCATATAACAACCATAGAAGTAGTGCAACACAGGGGCAGGTGACCCAGAGAGGCACAAAGATGCAGATCTTTGAGGTTTCCAAAATTCTTCTAGACAAAGCCACAGCCAGTTTGGTCTAGTTCTGCTGGGAGGAGGTGGTTGGATGAGACTCACAAAAGTtcttccaaatgtttttttggtGGCTCATAAGCCAGATTTGAATTTCCTCTAAACTTTAGCTTCTTAAAGGTATGAGAGTGAGTGTAACATGCACAGACAGTATCTGTCCTTTTTCTGGAAAGGACACAAAG harbors:
- the LOC137859186 gene encoding LOW QUALITY PROTEIN: lipase member M-like (The sequence of the model RefSeq protein was modified relative to this genomic sequence to represent the inferred CDS: deleted 1 base in 1 codon): MIVGKTLHDYHFAASLPSTAFNHLQIEFPFLCHLSRSAEHMLSGTREKIWLGFAVMYLFQGITCSEEFKKMRRAVDPEALMNINEIITYKGYPSEEYKVMTEDGYIITINRIPDGIQNQRNPVMKPAVFLQHGLLGDASNWISNLPNNSLAFMLADAGFDVWMGNSRGNRWSREHQNYSTDQDEFWAFSFDEMAKFDLPAVINFIVKKTGQEKLYYIGYSQGTTIAFIAFSTMPELAQKIKVYFALAPVTTIKYARSAAVKLLYLPEKMLRGLLGKREFFPQAECLRRLIVPVCSHRPFARLCRNIFFSLGGYNMKNIDMNRINVYIAQTPAGTSVQNIVHWSQEAHSGKFQAYDWGSSKKNIEKYQQATPPLYNVEEMTVPTAVWTGGQDLLADPKDADVLLSRIKRLIYHKNIPEWAHLDFIWGLDAPLCMYNEIIDLMQKYP